Part of the Chloroflexota bacterium genome is shown below.
GATGCCCCGAACTGGCAGGCGCAGATTCAAGCACACCATTTGCACGCGTTCATATTCAGAAGGTGCCCATGCCCACGAACCGCCTGAGTTTTCCGACACGCACCTCACCCCTGTCCGCCCCTGAAGCTCGCGGAGAGGGGGATTGAGGGGGTGAGGTCGGCATGCCCGCGCATCCAACCCGCGCTCAGCGTCGGGCCCCTCTGCGCCCTCGGCGCGCTCGGCGGTGGAATCGGGCGCCACCGTCCAGGGTGAGGGCCGAACCTCGCCGCCCCCTAGGCCCCGCCCTCGGCCACCTTCGGCCCCCTGGGCTTCGCGCCCAACTTCGCAAGCCACCCCCATCCCTTCCGCGGCATGTAGGGCGACTGGCTCAGCAAGTACAGGCGGACAAACGGCCGAAACATGCGGATAAGGTAACGCCGGAACCCTAGGAGGGCCGTGATTTCCTGCACGTAGTCGCCAAAGTCGTAACGCTGATATTGCAGAATCTTCTGGCTCTCCGTAGTGTCCAGCCAGTCGGTGGCGAAGGGCTGTTTGGCAAACGCCTCGTCGGGAAGCATTCCGATGCCCATCGCTTCCAGCAGCCGCGTGGCCATCTCGCGGAAGTAGAACTGACAACGCGGTCCACCGCCGATGTGCAGCGCCTTGCCCCACACCTTGTCCGAACTCACGGCGTTGGCGATAGCCAGGCCCACGTCGCGGGTGTGGACGAACTCCATGCGATTGTCCAGAGGCACGTCAAACATCCCAGGATCTGGCCGCAGCGACAGCGGCAGTGCAGCCCCGAAGCGAAGAATGCTCCACTTCAGCCCCGACCTGCGGATCATCTGCTCGCACTCTATCTTGTGGCGGGTGTAGTGATCGGTACCCTGCATGGGGTCCGACACCTTCCGCGGCGGGCGCTTGTGCTGCGTGAGGCCGTACACGTGGAGCGAAGAGGAGAAGATGAGCCGCGGCGGCTTGGGCTGCGCCTTCATCGCCGCAATCAGGTTCCGCGTCCCGCCCACGTTGATCTCCCACGCCCAGTCGGGGCGCTCCTCACAACCCACGCCTGTGGCCGAAAGTTTCGGGATGACAAAGGCCAGGTGCACCACCACATCCTGGTCGCGCACCGCCGCCTGCACATCCTCGGGCCGCCGCAAATCCCCCCAGATGACCTCCACGCGCCCCTTGAATCGGCGAGCCGCCTTCTGGTTCGCCTTGGTCTTGACGTCAAAACACGTTACCTGGTGCCCCTGGGCCACCAGTTTCTCCAGCGCGCTGACGCCGATGTTCCCAAACGCGCCTGTTAGCAATACTCTCATCGCCTTTCACCTCGCTTCATGATTCGGTCCTACCCGTTTCCAGTCCCTTGAGGAGCAGTTCTATCCCTTCGCGCACAGAGCGGCTCCAGTCGGCTCCATCGGGATCCAAAAGCCCCTGGAGGATCATCCCGACCGCCAGGGCCACGATGACCTGCGCTGCGACTTGGGCATCCACCGGCCGCAGCGATCCCTCGGCCACCCCCGCGCCGAGCAGGCTGGCGAAGAAGTCGCGGTACCGACGGTAGGGCGCGACTGTAGCCGCCCACACTTCGGGATCGTGCGCGGCCTGCGTCCAGAACTCCAGGAACATCGGGAGGCGCTCGCCCGCGGAACCCAGCACAAACGCCGCCATGCCCGCCATCTCACGCAGGGCATCGGGAACACTGGCCGCGCCCCCGCGGACGGCGCGCAGTTGCGTGTCCAGCCCGCCAAGCCAATCGCCCAGCAGCGCGAGGAACAGTTCCTGCTTGCTGGGGAAGTGGTGGTAGAACGCGCCCTTGCTCACGCTGGCGCGCTCGCAGATGTCGGCGACGCTGGCGGCTTCGTATCCCTGCTGGGCGAAGCAATCGGCCGCCGCGCTCAGAATGCGCGTGCGGGTCTCCTCGGCTCGCTGCTGTACGGGCATGTCGTCTCCTTTCAAACCGACTGGTCGGTATCATTTTAGCACGCCGGACATTGCCTGTCAAATCGGGCGGCGATCCCAGCCGTCCGCCCTGGGATTCCCCCGCCCCGCCGCGCGGCGAGAGGGCCAGGGTGAGGGGCACTCGCGGGCCACACACCGCGCCGCAGGGCTACCCCCGCGCTACGGGGGTGTGTTCGGAGCGCGAAGGACGCGAAAGCCACGAAAGTCGCGCCCGCGCCCACCCGCGCGGGGCTGAACCCCCGCGCTGAACGAACAAAGCCCCCTTCGGGGGCTACTCCCAGCCCGCAGGGCTTCGCCCTTTCAGCCCGATGCCCCCGCGTCGGGCAGCCACCGCGCCCACCCGCGCGGGGCTGAACCCCCGCGCTGGCGGAACAAAGCCCCCTTCGGGGGCTACTCCCAGCCCGCAGGGCTTCGTCCTTTCAGCCCGATGCTTCAGCGTCGGGCGGCGTGCAGACACACCTCACCCCCGGCCTTCGGCCGTCCCCTCTCCCGCGGCGGGAGAGGGGGATTGAGGGGGTGAGGTCGGCATGCCCGCCCCGCCCCCTTCGCGCCCCTGCCGCCACTTGTGGTACAATAGCATAATCCTTCGCCACGGAGAGCATCGCTTGACGCGCAACGGAAACGCCACAACGTCATCGGCATCAGGCTCCCATTCCACCGCCTGGCTCATCAGCATCAGCCTGGGCACCCGCCTGCTGGTGGACACGGCCAAGCAGATGTTCGGCCCGTTCCTGGCGATTTTCGCCGCGGGCATGGGCATGGACATCGTCGCGCTGGGTAGGCTCCTCGGCGCCCGCAACGCCGTCGGCTTCACGGCGCCCATCTTCGGCGCGCTGGCCGACCGCTTCGGGTATCGCCGCATCCTCCAGGCCGAACTGGTCATCTCGGGTACAGGCATGATCCTCATCGGCGCCAGCCGCTCGCCGTGGGCTCTCACGCTGGGGATGCTCACGGTGGGGGTGGGAACAGCGGCATTCGTCCCCTCGCTTCAGGCGTATCTGAGCACACGCCTGCCCTACGACCGCCGCGCGCGCGGCCTGGGCATCGTGGAATACGCCTGGGCGCTGTCCAACCTCGTCGGGCTGTCGGCCATGGGATTCCTGATCCAGCGGACCTCGTGGCGAGCGCCGTTCTTCATCCTGGGCGCCGGAATCGTCATATCCGCATGGCTGTTCCAGGGAGCGCCGCCTGTGGCACCTGCCGATCCCCCGCCCCAGGCGCATGGCGGTAGCCTTAGCCTCGGCGCGAAGGGGCGGCTCGTGGCCTTTCGCACCAACGGGGCATCGGCCTGGGCCACCATTGCCGTCATGGGGCTTCTGGTGCTGGCGGGAATGAACGTCTCCATCGTGTACGGCGCGTGGCTCCAGGGCGAGTACGGTCTGGACGCGGTGGCCCTGGGCGCGACGGCGCTGGTGGTGGGCGCAGCGGACCTGGCGGCTAGCGTCCTGGTGAGCGTGGCCGCCGACCGCCTGGGCAAGCGGCGCAGCGTCCTGGGCGGGTTGGCGCTCTCGCTGGTGGCGTATGCGCTGTTGCCCGTCCTGAACCGCGGGCTGGTTCCTGCCCTTGCGGGCATCGCGCTCATGCGCTTCGCGTTTGAGTTCTCCATCGTCAGTCTGATTCCGCTGTTAAGTGAACAGGCGCCCGAGGAACGGGGCAAGGCGTTGGCGTTGGGCGCGGTGGTAGGGTTGGCGGGAGCCAGCGTGGCCAGCGTGTCGGGGCCGTGGGCGCTCATGCGGCTAGGGGTAGCGGGGCTTGCGGCCGTCTCCCTGGCCGCCACCGTGGGCTGCATTGCCGTCGTGCGGGTCTGGGTGCGAGAGTAGCGCGCGACGCGTCCGTTCGCGCTTCCACTGCAGCGAGGCAGGCACGCAGGTTCGCCCTTATGCCGCGCCCCCACCCGCGAGCGTTTTTCTCCTCACCCGCTCCGCGCGGCGCTGCAACTCGGCCAGGGCGCGGGTCTTCTGCGCGCCGGGCGGCCACGCCTGTACCCGCGCCAGGGCCTGCTCGGTGTAGGCCAGCGCCGCGGCGTAGTCCCGCTGGCGGTGCTCGCAGTCCTTGGCCAACTCTACCAGCGCGGCGACATCCGCCCCGTAGCGGGCCTCGGCCAGGGTGCGCCAGATTTCGCGGGCCTCGTCGCGCCGCCCCTGCCGCTTCAGGAGCACGGCCAGATGGTGCAGGGCCTCCTCGCGCGCCTCGGGCGAGAGGGGCGATGCGATGGCGCGGCGGTAGGCGGCT
Proteins encoded:
- a CDS encoding NAD(P)-dependent oxidoreductase translates to MRVLLTGAFGNIGVSALEKLVAQGHQVTCFDVKTKANQKAARRFKGRVEVIWGDLRRPEDVQAAVRDQDVVVHLAFVIPKLSATGVGCEERPDWAWEINVGGTRNLIAAMKAQPKPPRLIFSSSLHVYGLTQHKRPPRKVSDPMQGTDHYTRHKIECEQMIRRSGLKWSILRFGAALPLSLRPDPGMFDVPLDNRMEFVHTRDVGLAIANAVSSDKVWGKALHIGGGPRCQFYFREMATRLLEAMGIGMLPDEAFAKQPFATDWLDTTESQKILQYQRYDFGDYVQEITALLGFRRYLIRMFRPFVRLYLLSQSPYMPRKGWGWLAKLGAKPRGPKVAEGGA
- a CDS encoding TetR/AcrR family transcriptional regulator, whose product is MPVQQRAEETRTRILSAAADCFAQQGYEAASVADICERASVSKGAFYHHFPSKQELFLALLGDWLGGLDTQLRAVRGGAASVPDALREMAGMAAFVLGSAGERLPMFLEFWTQAAHDPEVWAATVAPYRRYRDFFASLLGAGVAEGSLRPVDAQVAAQVIVALAVGMILQGLLDPDGADWSRSVREGIELLLKGLETGRTES
- a CDS encoding MFS transporter, which translates into the protein MTRNGNATTSSASGSHSTAWLISISLGTRLLVDTAKQMFGPFLAIFAAGMGMDIVALGRLLGARNAVGFTAPIFGALADRFGYRRILQAELVISGTGMILIGASRSPWALTLGMLTVGVGTAAFVPSLQAYLSTRLPYDRRARGLGIVEYAWALSNLVGLSAMGFLIQRTSWRAPFFILGAGIVISAWLFQGAPPVAPADPPPQAHGGSLSLGAKGRLVAFRTNGASAWATIAVMGLLVLAGMNVSIVYGAWLQGEYGLDAVALGATALVVGAADLAASVLVSVAADRLGKRRSVLGGLALSLVAYALLPVLNRGLVPALAGIALMRFAFEFSIVSLIPLLSEQAPEERGKALALGAVVGLAGASVASVSGPWALMRLGVAGLAAVSLAATVGCIAVVRVWVRE